One genomic segment of Novosphingobium sp. RL4 includes these proteins:
- a CDS encoding hydantoinase B/oxoprolinase family protein: MSQTSAGTALTELRMQVIWTRLISIVEEQAQTLMRTAFSTTVRDAGDLSAALFDLEGRLIAEAVTGTPGHVNSMAEGVRHFLAKFPVATMKPGDHFITNDPWLTAGHLHDVTVVSPAFHDGRVVGLFGVCCHQVDIGGLGQGPDGRSIYEEGLQIPLLKLADAGRINQDLIDILCQNVRMPMQVKGDVLSYITSNEAASRRLSAMLGEFAMADLAQVADYIIERSLAATRAEIARLPDGQWTSTLVIDGYDKPVTLVGTLTIAGDTLSMDYEGTDPCLPRGINVVLNYCRAYTVFGLRCVISPDVPNNFGALDPFVVTAPEGSILNVQRPWPVAARHVIGQMLPDLVFGCLSQAIPDRVPAEGSSCLWSVQLRGNLPAQGNARQGESFDAIFFNSGGSGARPEQDGLSGTAFPSGVRAMPVEVTESSAPIVIWRKELRADSGGPGERRGGLGQTVEVGMRDGSGFEVLAMFERVERPARGRDGGHDGAAGKVTTSGGKTMRAKGLQAIPAGERLVLEIPGGAGLGAPATRDPAKVRRDIEEGMITPEGASRDYGFTG, translated from the coding sequence ATGAGCCAGACTTCCGCCGGCACCGCCCTCACCGAACTGCGCATGCAGGTGATCTGGACGCGCCTGATCTCGATCGTCGAGGAACAGGCGCAGACGCTGATGCGCACCGCTTTCTCCACCACCGTGCGCGACGCGGGCGATCTGTCCGCCGCGTTGTTCGACCTCGAAGGCCGTCTCATAGCCGAGGCGGTTACCGGCACACCCGGCCACGTCAATTCGATGGCAGAGGGCGTGCGCCACTTCCTGGCCAAGTTCCCGGTCGCCACGATGAAGCCGGGCGACCATTTCATCACCAACGACCCATGGCTCACGGCGGGGCACCTGCACGACGTCACCGTGGTTTCGCCCGCGTTCCATGACGGGCGGGTCGTCGGCCTGTTCGGCGTGTGCTGCCACCAGGTCGACATCGGCGGGCTCGGGCAAGGGCCGGACGGCCGCTCGATCTACGAGGAAGGGCTCCAGATCCCCCTGCTGAAGCTGGCGGACGCGGGCCGGATCAACCAGGATCTCATCGATATCCTGTGCCAGAACGTGCGCATGCCGATGCAGGTCAAGGGCGATGTCCTGTCCTACATCACCAGCAACGAGGCGGCATCGCGGCGGCTCAGCGCCATGCTGGGCGAATTCGCCATGGCCGACCTTGCGCAAGTGGCGGACTACATCATCGAGCGCTCGCTGGCGGCAACCCGCGCCGAGATCGCCAGGCTGCCTGACGGCCAGTGGACCAGCACCCTGGTGATCGACGGTTACGACAAGCCGGTGACGCTGGTGGGCACGCTGACCATCGCCGGGGATACCCTGTCGATGGACTACGAAGGCACCGATCCCTGCCTACCGCGCGGCATCAATGTCGTGCTCAACTACTGCCGCGCCTACACCGTGTTCGGCCTGCGCTGCGTGATCTCGCCAGACGTGCCCAACAACTTCGGCGCGCTCGATCCTTTCGTCGTCACCGCGCCGGAAGGTTCGATCCTCAACGTCCAGCGGCCATGGCCGGTCGCGGCCCGCCACGTCATCGGGCAGATGCTGCCGGACCTCGTGTTCGGGTGCCTCTCTCAGGCGATCCCCGACCGCGTTCCCGCAGAGGGCAGCTCGTGCCTGTGGTCGGTTCAGCTTCGCGGCAACCTGCCCGCCCAGGGCAATGCGCGGCAGGGCGAGAGCTTCGATGCGATCTTCTTCAACTCCGGCGGTTCCGGCGCGCGGCCCGAGCAGGACGGCCTGTCCGGCACCGCCTTCCCCAGCGGGGTGCGCGCCATGCCGGTGGAAGTGACCGAGAGTTCGGCCCCCATCGTCATCTGGCGCAAGGAACTGCGCGCCGACAGCGGCGGCCCCGGCGAACGCCGCGGCGGTCTGGGCCAGACGGTGGAAGTGGGCATGCGCGACGGCAGCGGCTTCGAAGTGCTCGCCATGTTCGAACGGGTCGAACGCCCCGCCAGGGGCCGCGACGGCGGGCATGACGGAGCGGCGGGCAAAGTCACGACGTCGGGCGGCAAGACCATGCGCGCCAAGGGGCTTCAGGCGATTCCGGCGGGCGAGCGGCTCGTGCTGGAAATCCCGGGCGGCGCCGGGCTCGGCGCGCCCGCGACACGCGATCCCGCCAAGGTCCGCCGCGATATCGAGGAAGGGATGATAACGCCCGAGGGCGCTAGCCGGGACTACGGCTTCACCGGCTAG